One genomic segment of Streptomyces sp. RerS4 includes these proteins:
- a CDS encoding acyl-CoA carboxylase subunit epsilon: MSTDTLLKVEKGNAAPEELAAITAILLARAAATPETAVTHRSTAGWRRLERSRGFQPPHSWQG; this comes from the coding sequence ATGAGCACCGACACCCTGCTGAAGGTCGAGAAGGGCAACGCCGCGCCCGAGGAGCTGGCCGCGATCACCGCGATCCTCCTGGCCCGCGCCGCCGCCACCCCCGAGACCGCCGTCACCCACCGCTCCACCGCCGGCTGGCGCCGCCTGGAACGCTCCCGCGGCTTCCAGCCCCCCCACAGCTGGCAGGGCTGA
- a CDS encoding TetR/AcrR family transcriptional regulator: MAAGGVPVRAARKNAPPREDVLVAAMAMIAERGLDGLTMAGLGREVGMSSGHLLYYFGSKDELLLRTLEWSEAALGAERRALLARRGPARERVQAYVDLYVPDGPRDPHWTLWLEVWNRSQNAGPQERERQAAIEGAWHRDLVALLAEGISRGEFRPVDPDRFAARLRALLDGFSIQVAVGLPGIGREDILEHVREFLTDTLVALGSGGVTEY, from the coding sequence ATGGCGGCGGGCGGAGTACCGGTACGGGCGGCGCGCAAGAACGCGCCCCCGCGCGAGGACGTCCTCGTCGCCGCCATGGCCATGATCGCCGAACGGGGTCTGGACGGCCTGACCATGGCCGGACTCGGTCGCGAGGTCGGCATGAGCAGCGGCCACCTCCTCTACTACTTCGGCAGCAAGGACGAGCTCCTGCTGCGCACCCTGGAGTGGAGCGAGGCCGCGCTCGGCGCCGAGCGGCGCGCCCTGCTGGCCCGGCGCGGCCCCGCCCGCGAACGCGTCCAGGCGTACGTCGACCTCTACGTGCCCGACGGCCCCCGGGACCCGCACTGGACCCTGTGGCTGGAGGTCTGGAACCGCTCGCAGAACGCGGGACCCCAGGAGCGCGAGCGCCAGGCGGCCATCGAGGGCGCCTGGCACCGCGACCTCGTCGCCCTGCTCGCCGAGGGGATCTCGCGCGGCGAGTTCCGCCCCGTGGACCCCGACCGCTTCGCGGCCCGGCTGCGGGCCCTGCTCGACGGGTTCAGCATCCAGGTGGCCGTCGGCCTGCCCGGGATAGGGCGCGAGGACATCCTGGAACACGTACGCGAGTTCCTGACGGACACCCTCGTGGCCCTGGGCAGCGGCGGCGTGACCGAATACTGA
- the cimA gene encoding citramalate synthase has product MTTTEATAPTAALDDSFHVFDTTLRDGAQREGINLTVADKLTIARYLDDFGVGFIEGGWPGANPRDTEFFARARAEIDFKNAQLVAFGATRRAGGSAAEDPQVRALLESGAPVITLVAKSHDRHVELALRTTLEENLEMVRDTVSHLVARGRRVFVDCEHFFDGYRANAEYAKSVVRAAHEAGADVVILCDTNGGMLPAQINATVATVLADTGARLGIHAQDDTGCAVANTLAAVDAGATHVQCTANGYGERVGNANLFPVVAALEIKYGRTVLPEGALAEMTRISHAIAEVVNLTPSTHQPYVGVSAFAHKAGLHASAIKVDPDLYQHIDPERVGNTMRMLVSDMAGRASIELKGKELGVDLGGDRALIARVVERVKERELAGYTYEAADASFELLLRAEVEGRARRYFRTESWRAIVEDRPDGTHANEATVKLWAKGERIVATAEGNGPVNALDRALRVGLERFYPQLAKFELVDYKVRILEGTHGTESTTRVLISTTDGTHEWNTVGVAPNVIAASWQALEDAFTFGLLRAGIEPAE; this is encoded by the coding sequence ATGACGACGACAGAGGCGACTGCGCCGACAGCGGCACTCGACGACAGCTTCCATGTCTTCGACACCACCCTGCGCGACGGCGCCCAGCGTGAGGGCATCAACCTCACGGTCGCGGACAAGCTGACGATCGCGCGGTACCTGGACGACTTCGGAGTCGGCTTCATCGAGGGCGGCTGGCCCGGCGCCAACCCCCGCGACACCGAGTTCTTCGCCCGCGCCCGCGCCGAGATCGACTTCAAGAACGCCCAGCTCGTCGCCTTCGGAGCCACCCGCCGGGCCGGCGGATCCGCCGCCGAGGACCCCCAGGTGCGCGCCCTGCTGGAGTCCGGCGCCCCGGTCATCACGCTCGTCGCCAAGTCCCACGACCGCCACGTCGAGCTCGCGCTGCGCACCACCCTCGAAGAGAACCTGGAGATGGTGAGGGACACCGTCTCCCATCTGGTCGCGCGGGGCCGGCGCGTCTTCGTCGACTGCGAGCACTTCTTCGACGGCTACCGCGCCAACGCCGAGTACGCCAAGTCCGTCGTCCGCGCCGCGCACGAGGCCGGCGCCGACGTCGTCATCCTCTGCGACACCAACGGCGGCATGCTCCCCGCCCAGATCAACGCCACCGTCGCCACCGTCCTCGCGGACACCGGCGCCCGCCTGGGCATCCACGCCCAGGACGACACCGGCTGCGCCGTCGCCAACACCCTGGCCGCCGTCGACGCGGGCGCAACCCACGTCCAGTGCACCGCGAACGGCTACGGCGAGCGCGTCGGCAACGCCAACCTCTTCCCGGTCGTCGCCGCGCTGGAGATCAAGTACGGCCGCACGGTGCTCCCCGAGGGCGCCCTCGCCGAGATGACCCGCATCTCGCACGCCATCGCCGAGGTCGTCAACCTCACCCCCTCCACCCACCAGCCCTACGTCGGCGTCTCCGCCTTCGCGCACAAGGCGGGCCTGCACGCCTCGGCCATCAAGGTCGACCCGGACCTCTACCAGCACATCGACCCCGAGCGCGTCGGCAACACCATGCGCATGCTCGTCTCCGACATGGCCGGCCGCGCCTCCATCGAGCTCAAGGGCAAGGAACTCGGCGTCGACCTCGGCGGGGACCGCGCGCTCATCGCCCGGGTCGTCGAGCGGGTCAAGGAACGCGAGCTGGCCGGATACACGTACGAGGCCGCCGATGCCTCCTTCGAGCTGCTGCTGCGCGCCGAGGTCGAGGGCCGGGCGCGCAGGTACTTCCGTACGGAATCCTGGCGGGCGATCGTCGAGGACCGCCCCGACGGCACCCACGCCAACGAGGCCACCGTCAAGCTGTGGGCGAAGGGCGAGCGGATCGTCGCCACGGCGGAGGGCAACGGCCCGGTCAACGCCCTCGACCGCGCGCTGCGGGTGGGGCTCGAACGCTTCTACCCCCAGCTGGCCAAGTTCGAGCTGGTGGACTACAAGGTCCGCATCCTGGAGGGCACGCACGGCACCGAGTCCACGACCCGCGTACTGATCTCCACGACGGACGGCACGCACGAGTGGAACACGGTGGGCGTGGCCCCGAACGTCATCGCGGCCTCCTGGCAGGCCCTGGAGGACGCCTTCACCTTCGGACTCCTGCGCGCGGGCATCGAACCGGCGGAGTAG
- a CDS encoding YceI family protein has protein sequence MGLFTRRNQDTAGSVDVATLEVAPALAALTGDYVVDAAHSSIGFTVRHAMVTNVRGSFAEHEGTLHLDGADPSRSAASIDVKVASVSTGIADRDAHLRGGDFFDVERFPLMSFRSTSAAYVGGDTYRIIGDLTIKDVTRPLSIDLEFGGSATDPYGNERVGFEGSTEILRSDWGLTWNAALEAGGVMVSDKVKLVFDISAIKQA, from the coding sequence ATGGGTCTCTTCACCCGCCGTAACCAGGACACCGCCGGCTCCGTCGACGTCGCCACGCTCGAAGTGGCCCCCGCGCTGGCCGCCCTCACCGGCGACTACGTGGTCGACGCCGCCCACAGCAGCATCGGCTTCACCGTGCGCCACGCCATGGTGACCAACGTGCGCGGCAGCTTCGCCGAGCACGAGGGCACCCTCCACCTCGACGGCGCCGACCCCTCGCGCTCCGCCGCCTCGATCGACGTGAAGGTCGCCTCGGTCTCCACCGGCATCGCCGACCGCGACGCCCACCTGCGCGGCGGCGACTTCTTCGACGTGGAGCGCTTCCCGCTGATGAGCTTCCGCTCGACCTCCGCCGCCTACGTCGGCGGTGACACGTACCGGATCATCGGCGACCTGACCATCAAGGACGTCACCCGCCCGCTCTCCATCGACCTGGAGTTCGGCGGATCCGCGACCGACCCCTACGGCAACGAGCGCGTCGGCTTCGAGGGCTCCACCGAGATCCTGCGCTCCGACTGGGGTCTGACCTGGAACGCCGCCCTGGAGGCCGGCGGTGTGATGGTCAGCGACAAGGTCAAGCTGGTCTTCGACATCTCGGCGATCAAGCAGGCCTGA
- a CDS encoding agmatine deiminase family protein produces MNKPVDAGFRMPPEWAPHERTWMAWPSPNPTFTNDEELAEARRAWGSVARAVSAYEPVTLVVSPGDADNARAVVGAGDSHPVDLVERDLDDAWMRDIGPTFVTNDAGELAAVDWTFNGWGAQEWARWDHDSKIARHVSDLVGTRTYSTPLVNEGGAIHVDGEGTVLLTDTVQLGEGRNPDWTRRQVEAEIHAHLGTTKAIWLPYGLAGDYGTYGTQGHVDIVAAFARPGVVMVHTQPDPAHPDHERCKTIAALLRASTDARGRRLEVVEIPAPTVLEEDGEWVDYSYINHYLCNGGVVLCAFDDPRDEEAAEIFRGLFPERTVTLVDARTIFAGGGGIHCITQQQPKV; encoded by the coding sequence ATGAACAAGCCCGTCGACGCCGGATTCCGCATGCCCCCCGAGTGGGCTCCGCACGAGCGCACCTGGATGGCCTGGCCCAGCCCCAACCCGACCTTCACCAACGACGAGGAGCTCGCCGAGGCCCGTCGGGCCTGGGGCTCGGTCGCCCGCGCCGTCAGCGCGTACGAGCCGGTCACCCTGGTCGTCTCGCCCGGCGACGCCGACAACGCCCGCGCCGTGGTCGGCGCCGGCGACTCGCACCCCGTCGACCTGGTCGAGCGCGACCTCGACGACGCCTGGATGCGCGACATCGGCCCCACCTTCGTCACGAACGACGCCGGTGAGCTGGCCGCCGTCGACTGGACCTTCAACGGCTGGGGCGCCCAGGAGTGGGCCCGCTGGGACCACGACTCGAAGATCGCCCGCCACGTCTCCGACCTCGTCGGCACCCGCACGTACAGCACCCCCCTCGTCAACGAGGGCGGCGCCATCCACGTGGACGGCGAGGGCACCGTCCTGCTCACCGACACCGTGCAGCTCGGCGAGGGCCGCAACCCCGACTGGACCCGCCGGCAGGTCGAGGCCGAGATCCACGCCCACCTCGGCACCACCAAGGCGATCTGGCTCCCGTACGGCCTGGCCGGCGACTACGGCACCTACGGCACGCAGGGCCACGTCGACATCGTCGCCGCCTTCGCCCGTCCCGGCGTGGTCATGGTCCACACCCAGCCCGACCCGGCCCACCCGGACCACGAGCGCTGCAAGACCATCGCCGCCCTCCTGCGCGCCTCCACCGACGCGCGGGGCCGGCGGCTGGAGGTCGTGGAGATCCCCGCGCCGACCGTCCTGGAGGAGGACGGCGAGTGGGTCGACTACTCGTACATCAACCACTACCTGTGCAACGGCGGTGTGGTGCTGTGCGCCTTCGACGACCCGCGCGACGAGGAGGCCGCCGAGATCTTCCGGGGCCTGTTCCCCGAGCGGACCGTGACACTCGTTGACGCACGTACGATTTTCGCCGGGGGTGGCGGCATCCACTGCATCACCCAGCAGCAGCCGAAGGTCTGA
- a CDS encoding urease subunit alpha, giving the protein MSRQTPHSDHCAPGSRHIDPHEYASVFGPRAGDRVRLGDSGLTVRVEHDAQKPGDEFLAGFGKTARDGLHLKAAAVRETCDVVISNVLVIDAVLGIRKVSIGIREGRIHAIGRAGNPDTLDGVDVVVGTGTSIVSGEGLIATAGAVDTHVHLLSPRIMEASLAAGVTTVIGQEFGPVWGVGVNSPWALKHAFNAFDAWPVNIGFLARGSSSDAAPLVEALAEGGASGFKVHEDMGAHTRALDTALRVAEEHDVQVALHSDGLNECLSVEDTLRVLEGRTIHAFHIEGCGGGHVPNVLKMAGVPNVIGSSTNPTLPFGRDAVAEHYGMIVSVHDLKPDLPGDAAMARDRIRAGTMGAEDVLHDLGAIGITSSDAQGMGRAGETIRRTFAMAAKMKGELGPLDGDGEGDDNARVLRYMAKLTINPAIAHGLAHEIGSIEVGKLADIVLWRPAFFGAKPQLVLKSGFPAYGVTGDPNAATDTCEPLVLGPQFGAYGATAADISVAFVSAAAAALSGDAMPTRRRRVAVRGTRGIGPKDMLLNSRVGAVDVDARSGLVSLDGEPLRSEAADSVSLNRLYFL; this is encoded by the coding sequence GTGAGCCGTCAGACCCCCCACAGCGACCACTGCGCCCCCGGCAGCCGCCACATCGACCCGCACGAGTACGCGTCCGTCTTCGGCCCCCGCGCCGGCGACCGGGTGCGGCTCGGCGACTCCGGGCTGACCGTCCGCGTCGAGCACGACGCCCAGAAGCCGGGCGACGAGTTCCTGGCCGGCTTCGGCAAGACGGCCCGCGACGGCCTGCACCTGAAGGCCGCCGCCGTCCGCGAGACCTGTGACGTGGTCATCAGCAACGTGCTGGTCATCGACGCCGTGCTCGGCATCCGCAAGGTGTCGATCGGCATCCGCGAGGGCCGCATCCACGCGATCGGCCGCGCCGGCAACCCGGACACCCTCGACGGGGTCGACGTGGTCGTCGGCACCGGCACCTCGATCGTCTCCGGCGAAGGCCTGATCGCCACCGCCGGAGCGGTGGACACGCACGTCCACCTCCTCTCGCCGCGGATCATGGAGGCCTCGCTCGCCGCCGGTGTCACCACCGTCATCGGCCAGGAATTCGGCCCCGTCTGGGGCGTCGGGGTCAACTCCCCGTGGGCGCTGAAGCACGCCTTCAACGCCTTCGACGCCTGGCCGGTCAACATCGGCTTCCTGGCCCGTGGTTCCTCCTCCGACGCCGCCCCGCTGGTGGAGGCGCTGGCCGAGGGCGGTGCGTCCGGGTTCAAGGTGCACGAGGACATGGGCGCGCACACGCGCGCCCTGGACACGGCGCTGCGGGTGGCCGAGGAGCACGACGTGCAGGTCGCCCTGCACAGCGACGGCCTCAACGAGTGCCTGTCGGTGGAGGACACCCTGCGCGTGCTGGAAGGCCGCACCATCCACGCCTTCCACATCGAGGGCTGTGGCGGCGGACACGTCCCCAACGTGCTGAAGATGGCGGGCGTGCCGAACGTCATCGGCTCCTCCACCAACCCGACGCTGCCCTTCGGCCGGGACGCGGTCGCCGAGCACTACGGCATGATCGTCTCCGTCCACGACCTCAAGCCGGACCTTCCCGGCGACGCCGCCATGGCCCGCGACCGCATCCGCGCCGGCACCATGGGCGCCGAGGACGTCCTGCACGACCTCGGGGCCATCGGCATCACCTCCTCCGACGCCCAGGGCATGGGCCGCGCGGGCGAAACGATCCGGCGTACCTTCGCGATGGCCGCGAAGATGAAGGGCGAGCTGGGTCCGCTGGACGGCGACGGCGAGGGCGACGACAACGCCCGCGTGCTGCGCTACATGGCCAAGCTCACCATCAACCCGGCCATCGCCCACGGCCTGGCGCACGAGATCGGATCCATCGAGGTCGGCAAACTCGCCGACATCGTCCTGTGGCGCCCCGCCTTCTTCGGCGCCAAGCCGCAGCTCGTCCTCAAGTCCGGCTTCCCCGCCTACGGAGTCACCGGCGACCCCAACGCCGCCACCGACACCTGCGAACCCCTCGTCCTCGGCCCGCAGTTCGGCGCCTACGGCGCCACGGCCGCCGACATCTCCGTGGCCTTCGTCTCGGCCGCCGCCGCGGCCCTGAGCGGCGACGCCATGCCGACCCGCCGCCGCCGGGTCGCCGTACGCGGCACCCGCGGCATCGGCCCCAAGGACATGCTCCTCAACTCCCGGGTGGGCGCGGTCGATGTCGACGCGCGCAGCGGACTCGTCTCCCTCGACGGGGAACCGCTGCGCTCCGAAGCCGCCGATTCGGTCTCCCTCAACCGCCTGTACTTCCTGTAG
- a CDS encoding acyl-CoA carboxylase subunit beta, whose product MTVVDQTPSEPTDARGRVAELHSLREDARRGPSDRATEAQHAKGKLTARERIALLLDEGSFKEVEQLRRHRATGFGLEAKKPYTDGVITGWGTVEGRTVFVYAHDFRIFGGALGEAHAAKIHKIMDMAIAAGAPLVSLNDGAGARIQEGVSALAGYGGIFQRNTRASGVIPQISVMLGPCAGGAAYSPALTDFVFMVRDTSQMFITGPDVVRAVTGEEISQNGLGGADVHAETSGVAHFAYDDEETCIAEVRYLITMLPSNNRENPPVHESDDPKDRRSDVLLDLVPADGNRPYDMLKVIEELVDDGDVLEVHERWARNIICALARFDGQVVGIVANQPGHLAGVLDIHASEKAARFVQLCDAFNIPIITLLDVPGFLPGVDQEHGGIIRHGAKLLYAYCNATVPRISLILRKAYGGAYIVMDSQSIGADLTYAWPTNEIAVMGAEGAANVIFRRQIADAEDPEAMRARMVKEYKAELMHPYYAAERGLVDDVIDPAETRETLISALAMLRTKHADLPSRKHGNPPQ is encoded by the coding sequence ATGACCGTTGTGGACCAGACCCCGAGCGAGCCGACGGACGCCCGCGGGCGCGTGGCCGAGCTGCACTCCCTCCGCGAGGACGCCCGGCGCGGACCGAGTGACCGTGCGACCGAGGCGCAGCATGCCAAGGGCAAGCTGACGGCGCGTGAGCGGATTGCGCTGCTTCTGGACGAGGGTTCGTTCAAGGAGGTCGAGCAGCTGCGTCGGCACCGGGCGACGGGTTTCGGTCTGGAGGCCAAGAAGCCCTACACCGATGGTGTGATCACGGGGTGGGGCACGGTCGAGGGTCGGACGGTCTTCGTGTACGCGCACGATTTCCGCATCTTCGGTGGTGCGTTGGGTGAGGCGCACGCGGCGAAGATCCACAAGATCATGGACATGGCCATCGCGGCCGGTGCGCCGCTGGTCTCGTTGAACGACGGTGCGGGTGCCCGTATCCAGGAGGGTGTCTCGGCGCTGGCCGGCTACGGTGGCATCTTCCAGCGCAACACCAGGGCCTCGGGTGTGATCCCGCAGATCTCGGTGATGTTGGGCCCGTGCGCGGGCGGGGCGGCGTACTCCCCGGCGTTGACGGACTTCGTGTTCATGGTGCGGGACACCTCGCAGATGTTCATCACGGGTCCGGACGTGGTCCGGGCGGTGACGGGCGAGGAGATCAGCCAGAACGGTCTGGGCGGCGCGGACGTGCACGCGGAGACCTCGGGCGTGGCGCACTTCGCGTACGACGACGAGGAGACCTGCATCGCCGAGGTCCGCTACCTCATCACGATGCTGCCCTCCAACAACCGCGAGAACCCGCCGGTCCACGAGAGCGACGACCCCAAGGACCGCCGCTCCGACGTGCTGCTGGACCTCGTCCCGGCCGACGGCAACCGGCCGTACGACATGCTCAAGGTGATCGAGGAGCTCGTCGACGACGGGGACGTCCTGGAGGTCCACGAGCGGTGGGCGCGCAACATCATCTGCGCGCTGGCGCGGTTCGACGGGCAGGTGGTGGGCATCGTCGCCAACCAGCCCGGTCACCTCGCGGGGGTGTTGGACATCCACGCCTCGGAGAAGGCGGCGCGGTTCGTCCAGCTGTGCGACGCGTTCAACATCCCGATCATCACGCTGCTGGACGTGCCGGGCTTCCTGCCGGGCGTGGACCAGGAGCACGGCGGGATCATCCGCCACGGCGCGAAGCTGCTGTACGCGTACTGCAACGCGACGGTGCCGCGGATCTCGCTGATCCTGCGCAAGGCGTACGGCGGCGCGTACATCGTCATGGACTCGCAGTCCATCGGCGCCGACCTGACCTACGCCTGGCCGACCAACGAGATCGCCGTGATGGGCGCCGAGGGCGCGGCGAACGTGATCTTCCGCAGGCAGATCGCGGACGCCGAGGACCCCGAGGCGATGCGCGCGCGGATGGTCAAGGAATACAAGGCCGAGCTGATGCACCCGTACTACGCGGCCGAGCGCGGCCTCGTCGACGACGTCATCGACCCCGCCGAGACCCGCGAGACGCTGATCAGCGCCCTCGCGATGCTCCGCACCAAGCACGCCGACCTGCCGTCCCGCAAGCACGGCAACCCGCCGCAGTAG